One window of the Colletotrichum destructivum chromosome 6, complete sequence genome contains the following:
- a CDS encoding Putative ankyrin repeat-containing domain superfamily yields MFAPEHQKLPAPHGALVNYIHDHPEKQMVEILEPYRKYEAQLRSVFAQDRNHPALSDPNINLLPLFTEDTKNIKTRARFLAAETQEERDRYIMALPDDKRRSNGSPAVVSGIKEFQKNFNIFSESSLVDMNWDNVVAAGSSVINTLLPVPPEFNVSKRKLREYYHEKFCPASDVDLFLYGLTHEEAVEKIKEIENSVRDAILNEVTVVRTKYAITIASQYPIRHIQIVLRVYKSVGEILTGFDIDAAGGAYDGKQVWVTPRALGSFITQVNQIDLTRRSPSYENRLSKYSHRNFEVYWPELERNRIDPTIFERSFQRTLGLARLLVLERLPTQSVRDTYLNKRREERGRPTANRFNPHRLNGNIKDSYEDEVADWVDENDVSNYHTFTVPYGQYFHAKKIEKLCYTRDLLLNAEWNQPEQREVYLHRHPAFFGRVEDVIEDCCGCCPKPVTPEEIEIAKKEGEIYISGKVTFMIDDPGRQQIGSFNPLTEDDWTDMAYVGNTARLCQSIVDGDVDEVLDWLSQEGADSNKRDYTGRTPLHLAVISSTPEVVRCLVDHGSRLTARLADGRTALHLAAELGNSDMIKILMDKSITNEEEEDDKADRRRKAVRTRLQEEPASQMTRNQDEYDIDAEGDAKSDEPSDIELVDAGNTEADATSIATGSFVNLKDGNEKSKEDLVLEESTDEPDFYKIDVLAWDVPCSPLHLAISGGHEDAVKVLCDYGSDALLPVKFLDSDKKPTAAILTLSLALSLPIEKAKSMALLLMSLGASSSQADMNGCTAFHRYVENGNQEMIDTLWENDKVGLKTALNHMVFSNNHWSPEAIAPIHTAIENGDSIFVLKLLEAGANPQIEFDTWLKAAKFSKASTSLGSFEDNKTKFNLHTEQPLIVAIQSCPDPQVALNLLEKGADPNTLTTQAHHAIKYERQRYYYNKRQAALDLVQYQLKELRRYKGEDFTQAKPLLPLGMDEFLQGFGKGSYMHWQVSEDIHSLKVNYERQQERYEDAKKKHDELKGVPEKMEAIKDMVESLEKLEKAIIAKGGKTFQELYPDINLSDSRSSKRLSSEEKRSGDYGYVFSFHGVNDVTDVRKAAYLELFEAAWSGDIEKIKSLTLQAWGKNQEEPPLKISVNDSEANTPFSLAYLRGHYDVASAILNIVMAQYSPEDQGATRYKLDTGDSDDRSDETYESDVDSTDEPKIISEIVDKKFTIENIGQVSMQVKSTVKPLEFLTRNIHPFMVEGGRTRSCKGSTQTLFNFVLEHDDHAGLKALLDMAGHFAAQKLVDEVPDEETGGRFPFPEDDFLWAVKHGKTAALGEIIGRTGAGIPLDNLVKKSGLEIKRKSKYYQGLTVYGKKRKDWATAGRNVVVRSTGVKTPPLLHAASAGNIESVEWFLGDAPHRHYVEFGKSRAGRDDGRLKRLSQAPGGFDRAVSKWLGIKNELVLHCAVMGPPTESTNNVIKYLVQACPGSLEYKSTLGDTPLWLAFYFGRLEFAKTLIEAGANQMTRNSSGENIIHAALQGRPKACRLGSVLDLVASSIISHLCQQRNSIHESGTTPLHAWITAVCISRGTSSSYYWGKKYDNNEDILDVLNLLLKFSQGVELEMLNSAGDTPLHTAVMSNDVLLTEALIRHKPKLLYRENAVGRTPAEVARENVTSEKFTAPNPILLKTGNNRNNNKNNPSAIVSRSVESFIKNDDDDDNGNLKCSVRLSNKQKVWEGMRGILEQHPDKRRLVSLNEANDVAKRLGEKYNASRYFSITVRQDEDADSEEDETGYKYKDGFASKPRMRQRQRACMNVPQGQGQERVSWLQQETGLQVRAVSWE; encoded by the exons ATGTTCGCCCCAGAGCATCAGAAGTTGCCAGCCCCTCATGGAGCCTTGGTAAACTACATCCACGACCATCCGGAGAAGCAGATGGTTGAGATCTTGGAGCCTTATCGTAAGTATGAAGCTCAGCTCCGATCAGTCTTCGCCCAAGACCGCAACCATCCCGCCCTCAGCGACCCCAACATCAACCTTTTGCCCCTTTTCACCGAGGATACCAAGAACATCAAGACGCGCGCTAGattcctcgccgccgagacccaAGAGGAGAGGGACCGCTACATCATGGCCCTCCCGGACGATAAGCGTCGTAGTAATGGCTCTCCCGCCGTGGTCTCTGGCATCAAGGAGTTTCAGAAGAACTTCAACATCTTTTCCGAGTCTTCCCTCGTCGACATGAACTGGGACAATGTTGTTGCAGCCGGATCCTCCGTCATCAACACTCTTCTGCCCGTTCCGCCCGAGTTCAACGTCTCCAAACGCAAACTTCGCGAATACTACCACGAGAAGTTCTGCCCGGCGTCTGATGTTGACCTATTTTTGTACGGTCTCACCCatgaggaggccgtcgagaagatAAAAGAGATCGAGAATTCGGTCCGCGACGCTATTTTGAACGAAGTCACTGTTGTCCGTACGAAATATGCCATTACCATAGCTTCGCAATATCCTATTCGCCACATCCAG ATTGTCCTGCGTGTATACAA ATCTGTGGGTGAAATCCTTACAGGATTCGACATCgacgcggcgggcggcgcctATGACGGGAAGCAGGTCTGGGTTACTCCCAGAGCTCTGGGAAGCTTCATCACTCAGGTAAACCAAATCGACCTGACCCGCAGAAGTCCGTCGTACGAGAACCGTCTTTCCAAGTACAGCCACCGTAACTTCGAGGTCTACTGGCCGGAGCTTGAGCGAAACCGCATCGACCCCACCATCTTCGAACGCAGCTTCCAGAGGACACTCGGTCTCGCAAGACTTCTGGTTCTCGAACGACTCCCCACGCAGTCGGTCCGGGATACATACCTCAACAAGcggagagaggagagaggccGGCCAACCGCCAACCGCTTCAATCCCCACCGTCTGAACGGAAACATCAAAGACAGCTACGAGGACGAAGTCGCGGACTGGGTTGACGAGAATGATGTCTCCAACTACCACACCTTCACTGTCCCTTACGGCCAGTA CTTCCATGCAAAGAAGATCGAGAAGCTTTGCTACACTCGAGACCTTC TTCTCAACGCCGAATGGAATCAGCCTGAGCAGAGAGAGGTCTATCTGCATCGTCATCCTGCATTCTTTGGCCGTGTCGAGGACGTCATTGAGGATTGCTGCGGCTGTTGCCCGAAGCCTGTCACGCCCGAAGAAATCGAGAttgccaagaaggagggtgAGATCTACATCTCTGGCAAAGTTACATTCATGATCGACGACCCTGGCCGACAGCAGATCGGTTCATTTAACCCCCTGACCGAGGATGACTGGACCGACATGGCGTATGTTGGAAACACAGCTCGCCTGTGCCAGAGTATCGttgatggcgatgtcgaTGAGGTCCTCGATTGGCTGTCCCAGGAGGGTGCCGATTCTAACAAGCGAGACTACACTGGGCGTACGCCCCTTCATCTTGCGGTGATCAGCTCGACGCCCGAGGTTGTGCGCTGTCTCGTCGACCATGGGTCTCGTCTGACCGCCCGCCTTGCCGACGGCAGAACGGCGCTGCATCTCGCGGCCGAGCTAGGGAACTCGGACATGATCAAGATCCTGATGGATAAGAGCATCACaaacgaggaggaggaagatgataAGGCTGATCGTCGTCGCAAAGCTGTTCGAACCCGGTTGCAGGAGGAACCTGCCTCCCAGATGACTCGGAACCAGGACGAGTATGATATTGACGCGGAGGGCGATGCCAAATCTGACGAACCTTCCGACATAGAGTTGGTTGACGCGGGAAATACCGAGGCAGACGCAACATCAATCGCTACAGGATCTTTTGTCAACCTCAAGGACGGTAACGAGAAGAGCAAGGAAGACCTCGTTCTGGAAGAGTCGACAGACGAGCCCGACTTCTACAAGATTGACGTCTTGGCTTGGGACGTGCCCTGCTCACCTCTCCATCTCGCCATTTCCGGGGGACACGAGGATGCCGTTAAGGTTCTTTGCGATTACGGCAGCGATGCTCTCCTACCCGTCAAGTTCCTCGATTCAGACAAGAAACCCACGGCGGCCATACTGACGCTTTCACTTGCGCTGTCGCTCCCCATCGAAAAAGCTAAGTCAATGGCTCTTCTCCTGATGAGTCTTGGTGCCAGCTCATCCCAAGCCGACATGAATGGCTGTACTGCTTTCCATCGGTATGTTGAAAACGGCAACCAGGAGATGATTGACACATTGTGGGAGAACGACAAAGTCGGCCTCAAAACGGCTCTCAACCACATGGTCTTTTCGAACAACCACTGGAGTCCCGAGGCGATTGCGCCTATCCATACGGCCATCGAAAACGGGGATTCCATTTTCGTCCTTAAGttgctcgaggccggcgccaatCCCCAGATCGAGTTTGACACATGGCTAAAGGCCGCCAAGTTTTCCAAGGCGTCTACTAGTCTTGGCTCGTTCGAGGACAACAAAACCAAGTTTAACCTGCACACGGAGCAACCCCTGATTGTGGCTATCCAGAGTTGTCCTGATCCTCAAGTGGCTCTGAATTTGCTTGAAAAGGGGGCGGATCCCAACACGTTGACAACCCAAGCTCATCACGCGATCAAATACGAGCGCCAGAGGTATTACTACAACAAGCGTCAGGCGGCTCTTGATCTTGTGCAATATCAGTTGAAGGAGCTTCGCCGCTACAAGGGCGAGGATTTCACACAGGCGAAGCCCCTGCTACCGTTAGGCATGGACGAATTCCTTCAAGGGTTTGGAAAAGGATCATACATGCACTGGCAAGTTTCAGAGGATATCCATTCGCTCAAGGTCAACTATGAGAGGCAGCAAGAGCGTTACGAAGatgccaagaagaagcacgacGAGTTGAAGGGTGTTCCCGAGAAGATGGAAGCCATCAAGGATATGGTTGAATCGCTTgagaagctggagaaggCCATCATTGCGAAAGGAGGCAAAACTTTTCAAGAGTTGTATCCCGACATCAATTTATCCGACAGCAGATCCTCGAAGCGCCTTTCATCGGAAGAAAAGAGGTCTGGCGACTACGGAtatgtcttctccttccatGGCGTCAATGACGTCACTGACGTCAGGAAGGCCGCTTACTTGGAACT CTTTGAGGCTGCTTGGTCTGGTGACATCGAGAAGATCAAATCACTCACGCTCCAGGCCTGGGGGAAGAACCAGGAGGAGCCGCCGCTGAAGATCTCCGTGAACGACAGCGAAGCCAACACCCCGTTCTCATTGGCTTATCTCCGAGGCCACTACGATGTCGCTTCGGCCATCCTAAATATCGTCATGGCCCAATACTCCCCGGAGGACCAAGGGGCGACGCGGTATAAGCTGGACACTGGCGATTCCGACGACCGCAGTGACGAGACGTACGAGAGCGACGTTGACTCCACCGATGAACCCAAGATCATCTCGGAAATCGTCGACAAGAAGTTCACAATCGAGAACATTGGCCAGGTTTCGATGCAAGTCAAGTCCACTGTCAAACCCTTGGAGTTCCTGACCCGAAATATCCATCCCTTCATGGTCGAGGGCGGTAGGACCAGAAGCTGCAAGGGATCCACACAAACTTTGTTCAATTTCGTTCTAGAGCACGACGACCATGCCGGGCTGAAGGCGCTTCTCGATATGGCCGGCCACTTTGCTGCCCAGAagcttgtcgacgaggtTCCGGATGAGGAGACCGGCGGACGATTCCCATTCCCCGAGGATGACTTCCTCTGGGCTGTCAAGCACGGCAAGACTGCAGCTCTTGGAGAGATCATCGGCCGAACTGGTGCGGGAATCCCGCTAGACAACCTGGTCAAGAAAAGCGGCCTTGAGATAAAGCGGAAGTCAAAGTACTACCAGGGTCTTACGGTCTACGGAAAGAAGAG AAAGGACTGGGCGACGGCCGGACGAAACGTGGTGGTCCGATCGACCGGAGTGAAAACGCCGCCGCTTCTTCAtgctgcctccgccggcaaCATCGAAAGCGTCGAATGGTTCCTCGGTGATGCTCCTCACCGTCACTACGTTGAATTCGGAAAGTCGAGAGCAGGCCGGGATGATGGCAGGCTGAAGCGGCTCAGCCAAGCACCTGGAGGGTTTGACCGAGCCGTCTCCAAGTGGCTTGGCATCAAAA ATGAGCTTGTTCTCCATTGCGCAGTCATGGGGCCCCCTACGGAAAGTACCAACAACGTCATCAAGTACCTCGTACAAGCGTGCCCAGGTTCCCTTGAGTACAAATCTACTCTCGGCGACACGCCCCTATGGCTGGCTTTCTATTTTGGCAGACTTGAGTTCGCAAAGACcctcatcgaggccggcgcaAACCAGATGACACGCAACAGCTCTGGAGAGAACATCATCCATGCCGCCCTTCAGGGGAGGCCCAAGGCCTGTCGTCTCGGTTCCGTCCTGGATCTTGTCGCCTCCAGCATCATCTCCCACCTGTGCCAGCAGCGCAATAGCATCCACGAGAGCGGCACGACGCCGCTGCATGCCTGGATCACCGCAGTCTGCATCTCGCGTGGGACATCATCGTCATACTACTGGGGCAAGAAGTACGACAACAACGAGGATATTCTGGACGTGCTTAACCTACTTCTCAAGTTCTCCCAGGGCGTTGAGCTCGAGATGCTCAACAGCGCGGGCGACACTCCCCTCCACACCGCCGTCATGTCCAACGATGTGCTCCTGACCGAGGCCCTGATCCGGCACAAACCCAAGCTCCTCTACCGCGAGAACGCCGTAGGCCGCACgcccgccgaggtcgcccgTGAGAACGTCACCAGCGAAAAGTTCACGGCTCCGAACCCTATATTGCTTAAAACAGGCAACAAccgcaacaacaacaaaaacaaccCTTCCGCTATCGTCAGCCGGTCCGTCGAATCCTTTATcaagaacgacgacgacgatgacaacggCAACCTAAAGTGCTCAGTCAGACTCTCCAACAAGCAAAAGGTCTGGGAAGGCATGCGTGGCATCCTTGAACAGCACCCGGAcaagcgccgcctcgtctccCTTAACGAGGCCAACGACGTTGCGAAGCGTCTGGGCGAGAAGTACAACGCGAGCAGGTACTTCAGCATCACAGTGCGacaggacgaggacgccgattcggaggaggacgagacCGGGTATAAGTACAAGGATGGCTTTGCGTCCAAACCGCGGAtgcgacagcgacagcgggCGTGCATGAACGTtcctcaaggacaaggtcaagAACGAGTGTCGTGGCTGCAGCAAGAGACAGGACTGCAGGTTCGAGCAGTGTCCTGGGAATAA
- a CDS encoding Putative Ubiquitin-like domain-containing protein: MADAAKPKRRLPFKPTALRQKSDPKPALKDNGDEDDDDDGLNLFKRSAEFFPVAVAEQERRMKRKQAEREKGSQARSPDVETKPAPRASEEPGRRDEDSRELGTPPSKRSRTSDESPQSRVKLSPTKRRDGTETPSKRMTRAAASRTPRKQEVIPTKPVISIDDSDDDPDEEDGGRPEDDDDDDIYEASPIRKFNRRRQTSEPANSPPLVIDIDSPSAEGGHSEDDPAPPQEEDDDEFKEYVQRAMERKKALEQEANQTVNVLVTSDIPGTKERQFRFTLVKPLKILRNAWIDVQEGRLGIPRADLESVFLTWRGHELYDLTTLHSLDLAGTFRRSGGGSDADAGEGFRNDWTNVHMQMWTRELWEEHERQEARRRRHDIGEYSDDEGPGNGGDERGGVPPAVEQEAEKKIKVLLKTKTDEPLKTSVRPSTTVGTIMALFRKMRGLAADAPISLMFDGDELEEDMTVEDADIGDMETIEVYIR; encoded by the exons ATGGCCGACGCAGCGAAGCCCAAGAGGCGCCTCCCTTTCAAACCCACCGCGCTGCGCCAAAAGTCGGACCCAAAACCTGCGCTCAAGGATAatggcgacgaagacgacgacgacgatggcctcaACCTGTTCAAGCGCTCCGCCGAGTTCTTTCCCGTCGCTGTGGCAGAGCAGGAGCGGCGCATGAAGCGGAAGCAGGCCGAGCGAGAGAAGGGCTCACAAGCGCGGTCACCGGACGTCGAGACGAAGCCTGCGCCTAGGGCCAGCGAGGAACCTGGAAGGAGAGACGAGGATTCTAG AGAACTGGggacgccgccctcgaaaCGATCGCGAACGAGCGACGAGTCCCCCCAGTCGAGGGTCAAGTTGTCCCCGACCAAGCGCCGCGACGGCACCGAAACGCCCTCGAAGCGCATGACCCGGGCCGCCGCGTCGCGGACGCCGCGGAAGCAGGAGGTGATACCCACGAAACCCGTCATCTCGatcgacgacagcgacgacgatcccgatgaggaagatggggGTCGGCcggaagatgacgatgacgacgataTCTACGAGGCCTCGCCAATACGCAAATTCAACCGTCGGCGACAAACCTCAGAGCCCGCGAACTCGCCCCCCCTGGTCATTGACATAGACAGCCCATCCGCCGAGGGAGGACATAGCGAAGACGACCCCGCGCCCCCccaagaggaagacgacgacgagttcaAGGAATACGTCCAGCGCGCGATGGAACGCAAAAAGGCGCTCGAGCAGGAGGCCAACCAGACCGTCAACGTTCTCGTCACGTCCGACATCCCGGGCACCAAGGAGAGGCAGTTTCGCTTCACTCTCGTCAAGCCCCTCAAGATTCTCCGCAACGCTTGGATCGACGTCCAGGAGGGCCGCCTGGGAATTCCgcgcgccgacctcgagagcGTCTTCCTCACGTGGCGCGGGCACGAGTTGTATGACTTGACAACGCTGCACagtctcgacctcgccggcacGTTCCGCAGgagcggtggcggcagcgatGCCGATGCGGGCGAGGGGTTCCGGAACGACTGGACAAACGTGCATATGCAGATGTGGACACGCGAGTTATGGGAGGAGCACGAACGGCAAGAGgcccggaggcggcgccaCGACATTGGGGAATACTCGGACGACGAAGGGCCTGGtaacggcggcgacgaacGGGGGGGCGTACcgcccgccgtcgagcaggaggccgagaagaagatcaaggTGCTTCTCAAGACCAAGACAGACGAGCCGCTCAAGACGTCGgtgcggccgtcgacgaccgtCGGGACCATCATGGCGCTGTTCCGCAAGATGCGCGGGCTAGCGGCCGACGCGCCCATCTCGCTCATGTttgacggcgatgagctcGAGGAAGACATGACGGTCGAGGATGCTGACATTGGCGACATGGAGACGATTGAGGTCTACATAAGATGA
- a CDS encoding Putative sm-like protein Lsm6/SmF, translated as MENGSISQGEGKDPSSFLSDIIGNPVTVKLNSGVVYKGELQSVDGYMNIALEKTEEYVNGAKRRSYGDAFVRGNNVMYISADS; from the exons ATGGAGAACGGAAGCATCAGCCagggcgagggcaaggacCCTTCCAGCTTCCTCAGCGACATCATCGGCAACCCCGTCACCGTGAAGCTCAACTCGGGCGTCGTCTACAAGG GTGAGCTGCAGTCCGTCGATGGATATATGAACATAGCActggagaagacggaggagtacgtcaacggcgccaagAGGCGGTCGTACGGCGACGCATTCGTGAGAGGAAACAACG TCATGTACATCTCTGCAGACTCCTAG
- a CDS encoding Putative methyltransferase type 11, S-adenosyl-L-methionine-dependent methyltransferase superfamily, translating to MSPTTLHQGATKGFADAATYDAYRPSYPPGATQRFLSHLRLADVPHARVLDLAAGTGKMTEVLAARHEGFEVVAVEPHEGMRAELERKGLSGVEVKDGFASRLPLDEEWGDGAIVAQAFHWFATPESLKEIHRVLKPTAVLGLIWNIEDYNKPQHWEASTTWEKALNELVFSLGSDGQPRFRDFVWKDVFDSQLDSNPLRAVKDVVLEGGRKMPLFSVPVGEEKVPFTTWLTPEAIWNRLRTLSQVAVLQGEAAGAFKARFDAILGGESVERNERGEVALHGVTYFAWTSRL from the exons ATGTCCCCCACGACCCTCCACCAGGGCGCGACAAAGggcttcgccgacgccgccacctACGACGCCTACCGGCCCTCGTACCCGCCTGGGGCGACGCAGAGATTCCTCTCGCATctgcgcctcgccgacgtcccGCACGCCCGGGTCCTGGACCTCGCGGCGGGCACGGGTAAGATGACCGAGGTGCTGGCGGCGCGGCATGAGGGGTTCGAGGTCGTGGCTGTCGAGCCGCACGAGGGCATgcgcgccgagctcgagaggaAGGGGCTGTCCGGGGTCGAGGTGAAGGACGGGTTCGCGTCCAGGCTGCCGCTGGACGAGGAGTGGGGGGATGGCGCCATCGTTGCGCAG GCTTTTCACTG GTTTGCAACGCCAGAGTCACTGAAGGAGATCCACCGCGTCCTGAAGCCGACCGCCGTGCTGGGCCTGATCTGGAACATTGAGGATT ACAATAAGCCGCAGCACTGGGAGGCCAGCACAACGTGGGAGAAGGCCCTCAACGAGCTCGTTTTCAGCCTCGGCTCCGATGGCCAGCCGCGGTTCCGCGACTTCGTCTGGAAGGACGTGTTTGACAGCCAGCTCGACTCGAACCCGCTGCGcgccgtcaaggacgtcgtactcgagggcggccgcaAGATGCCCCTGTTCTCGGtgcccgtcggcgaggagaaggtgcCGTTCACGACGTGGCTGACACCCGAGGCCATATGGAACCGGCTGCGGACGCTGAGCCAAGTCGCAGTGCTCCAAGGAGAGGCCGCGGGCGCGTTCAAGGCGCGGTTCGACGCCATTCTGGGTGGCGAGAGCGTGGAGAGGAAcgagaggggggaggttgCGCTGCACGGGGTCACGTACTTTGCGTGGACTTCGAGGCTGTAG